From the genome of Armatimonadota bacterium:
GCTGACCCTGCGCACGAACATGAGCAGCTCGCGCATCGAGTCGATGAGCTGGAGGAAGAGCCGGTTGTGGGTGGCCCTCAGCACCGCGTCGTGGAACGCCACGTCCTGCGCCGCGTAGGCCTGCGGGTCGCCGCCCACCCCATCGAGCGCGTCGAGTTGCTGGCGCATCGCCGCAATATCGTCATCTGTCGCGCGCTCCGAGGCCAGCGCGGCCGCCTCGGTCTCGATGACCCTGCGCAGCTCGAGACTCTCCTTAAGGATGCCATCATCCACGCCGACCTCTAGCCGCGCGGCCAGGATCTCGGGCGAGAGGTCGCGCCATGCGCTGGGCTCGCTCACCCGGCTGACACGGCCCTGACGGGTCTCGATCATTCCAAGGGTGGCCAGGATCTTGAAGGCCTCGCGGATGACCGGCCTGCTTACCTCGAATCTGCGGGCGAGGTCGCCGGATGAAGGAAGGGGTTCACCCGGCCGAAAGTGGCCGAGCAGGATGCTCGTGATCAGTGCTTGGGCGGTCTGACGCGAGAGCGTCTCCCTGGCAACCCCGGCACCGACTAGCGATCCGGTCCGCTGCGAGTCAGGTTGAGTGTTGTCCATGGGCGGACTTGTCATGTTACCTGACAAGCCCGATTGTACACGCACCCCTCGAATCAAGGCAATAGGCCTGGCGCGAGACGCTCGCCGCAAAGAGTGCTCGCCAGGACGCTGGGGACGCTGGAGCACGCCGATGCGCGAACAGACGTTCGAGTTCCCGTGCAACCGCCTACACCAACTCCCACACCAACTGGGGAATCCCCTGGCGCGCAGTGCCAGGCGGTCAGATCACAACAAGATCGCGCGTGAGCGTGTTGAAATCCTCGAATCCCGCCTCCGTCAAGCAGACAACGTCCTCACATTGGAAGCCCCCGATGCCGTCGATGTACCACGGAAGCTCGACGGCGAGGACCATGCCGGGCTCAAGCACGCGCACTTCCGCCGCGCTGATCACCGGCGTCTCCTCGAGGGGGTCCAGGCCGATGCTGTGGCCGATGTGCCCCCGGAGGTACGTGCCGAAACCGGCTGCGCGCATGGCCTCCATGCCGGCGAAATAGACGTCACAGAATCGGCTGCCGGGCCGCACTGCGGCCAGGGCGGCGTCGTGCGCGCGAACGAGTGCGGATTGGATCCGTCTTTGCGCCTCGTTGGCCCGGGCGTAGACGAAGGTGCGGGCGATGTCCGAATGAAGGCCGCAGACGTCGGCGCCGCAGTCGAACATGATCTGGTCGCCCGGGCGGATGGTCGCGTCCGGCGTGCTGACCCAGGGATGTGGCCCAATGCGAACGCTGGCCCCGGCCATGCGGAATCCGGACACCCCGCGGCGCTGAACTGCCTGAAGCGCGCCCATCTGGAATCGAAGGCGGATGTCGGCGTGGCTCGTCGTCTCGCTCACGCCCTCTACGGCCGCGAGAATGCCCTGCTCGGCCACCCAGACGGCGGTGCGCAGGTGGGCGATCTCCTGCGGTGTCTTGATCGATCGCAGTTCTCGCAGCAGCGGGCTTGCGTCCACGAACGTGACGCCCGGCAGGGCCTCATGGAGCCGCGTGAACGCGCCCTGAGAGATGAAGTCGAGGTCGAGCCCGATGTGCGCGTCCAGCAGGCCTCGCGCCATCAGGAGTTGCCTCAGCACGTCGAGGATGACTACCGTGCCAAAGAAGCCCGGCCGCCGCTCTGGTTTGAGCCGGGCCGACCGCGCCTCGCGCAGCGCAGCGGCGATGTCAGGCGCGGCCACATCCGCGTCGGACACGCTGTCGAGATCGACCCATATCGGATACCCGCGGACATCCTCAATGCCCGAAGAGGCGCGGGCCCCTGCGATTTCGTTCTCGGCCACGACCATGGCAAGGTTCGAGCCTGTAGCCGGCACCAGGGCCCATGCAGTGGGCAGGCCGGCCTCGTACCACATCTCGCCCATGAGGCTGCCAAAGCCTGTCACGTGCGCCACGTTCTTTGGCGCCGACACGAGCAGGGCGTCCATCCCGCGAGCAGACATGCGCTGAGTCGCCTTCTTTATGTCCATGGATCTGTGCGGCCCCTGGTCCTCCCCGGCCATTCCCTCCTACCCTTCACGGCGTGTCACGGCAATCAGGGTGTCTGGCGCTGCTCAAAGGCCCGCAGCACCGCCTCCTCGGCGTGAATCGTCGTCGTATCGAACAGTGGAACCGGACTGTCCTCTGGCTGCACGAGCAGCATGATCTCCGTGCATCCCAAGATGACGGCCTCGGCGCCATCGGCGACGAGACGGTCGATCACGGCCCTGAATCGCGCTCTCGACTCGGGTCGCACCTCGCCGCGGACGAGCTCCCGGTAGATGACGTCGTGAACGGTCTCGCGATCCTCCGGTCCCGGGATAATGACGTTGAGACCGAACTGCCGAGCAAGGCGCCCCTTGTAGAAGTCCTGCTCCATCGTGAAGGCCGTTCCCAGGAGCCCGACTCGACCGACCCCCGCCGCGTTGATCCGAGCAGCGGTGGGGTCGGCGATGTGGAGGAGCGGAATCGAGATGGCCGCCGCCACGTCGTCGGCCATGCGGTGCATCGTGTTGGAGCATATGAGCAGGAAGTCGGCGCCGCCTCGCTCGAGGCGCTGGGCGGCATCGATCATCAGGCGCGTTGCCGCCTGCCAGTCGCCCATGTGCTGGAGCGACTCGATCTCGCCGAAGTCAAACGAGTACATCAGGGTTCGGGCGGAGTGAACGCCGCCTAGCCTCTGCTGTGCCAAGCGATTGATGATGCGGTAGTACTCCGCCGACGATTCCCAGCTCAGCCCCCCAATCATGCCTATGAGCTGCACTGATCTTCTCTCCTCTCCGCGATCTACCGCCGCTTCAGGCGGGGGTCAAACGCCTCGCGAAGGCCGTCTCCGACGAAGTTGAAGCTGGTTACCGTCAGCGCGATCATAGCGCCGGGGAAGACCGAAAGCCACGGCGCCCTCCTAAGGTAGTTCTGCGCGTTCTGCAGCATGTTGCCCCATGTCGGGGTGGAAGGATCGACGCCAAATCCCAGAAAGCTCAGCGCGGACTCGGCAAGAATGGCGTTGGCAACCGCCAGGGTCGCTGCGACAACCATTGGCGCAGTCGTGTTTGGGATGATATGCCGGATGACGATGCGCGCGTTCGGAAGACCGATGGCACGAGCCGCCGCAATGAACTCCTGCTCGCGCAGCGACATGGTCTGCGCCCGGACAAGTCGGGCCACGCTGACCCAGCTGATCCCGCCCAGCAACAGCACAAGTAGAGGCGGCGTGACCTTGATGAAGGCGCCGAGCACCATGGCGAGCGGGAGCATCGGAATCGACCACAGCACGTCCATTAGACGGGAGATCGCGCTGTCAACCCACCCCCCGCTCCACCCCGCCGTCGCGCCCAGCGCGGCTCCGATCAGCACCGTAAGCCCCGAGACCCCAAGCCCGACGACAAGCGACACACGGGTCGCGAATATCAGGCGACTCAAGGTGTCGCGACCGAGGGGGTCGGTGCCCAGCCATGCGGTTCGTCCGGGCGTGGAGAAGGCGTTGAAGTAGTCAAGGGCGTCCGGGTCGCGCGGGGCGAGCCAGGGTGCAAACACGGCGATGCAGATGAGAACGACAATCGTTGCGGCACCAAACCTAGCCAGCGGGTTGCGGCGAAAGTCGCGCCAGCTCCGCGAGTACGCGGGGGCAATCGACCCCGGCGCCTCCGGGCCGGTCGGGCTAGCCGCGCGCTTCGACGCGGATCCGGGGATCGACGAGGGCATAGGCGACATCCGCGGCCAGGTTGCCAAGAACCGCAAGCACCGCGAGGACCATAAAGTCAGCTATCAGCACGGGGTAGTTCCTGCCGAGCAGCGATTCGATTATGAGACGTCCGTTCCCCGGCCACGAGAAGATGGCCTCGGTGACCAGCGCGCCGGAGAACAACCCGGGCAGAGAGAGGCCGAGCAGGGTGACGATCACCAGCAGCGTGTTGCTCAGCGCGTGCCTGAAGACCACCACCCGCGAGGCCAGCCCCTTGGCGCGCGCCGTGCGGATGTAGTCCTCCTGCAGGACCTCGATGAGGCTTGAGTGGATGTACCGCGCCCACATCGCGAGGTTCACGAATGCCAGCACAAGCGCCGGCATCACGAGATAACGGAGCCGGTCGAGCAGAGAGAAAGGCGCGCCGATCGTGTACATGCCTCCAGAAGGCAGTAGACCAAGCCAGGCAGAGAAGACCATGAGCGCAAGGAGCCCGGTCCAGAAGGTCGGTACCGAGATGCCGAGGAGCGTCAGCACGTTCACCACGTAACGAGCGACGCTCCGCGGCCGCGTAGCAGTGAACACGCCCACGGGGACCGCGATCAACAGCGACAGGGCATACGCGGTCCCCATGAGCGTCAGCGTCGCGGGTATGCGCTCCAGGATGACGACGCGAACGTCACGGCCATCCTTGTACGAGGTCCCCCAAGACCCCGAAAGCACCCCACCGACCCAGGCCAGGTACTGCACCGGAAGCGGGCGGTCAAGCCCCAGGCTGCGCTCGATCTCCGCCTGCTGTTGCGCAGTGAAGTCCGGACCGAGCGCGTACACCGCGGTCGGCCCGCCCGGCGCGGTGTGAACGAGCCCAAAGACCACTACCGAGATGCCGAACAGGAGTGGCACGAGGCCCAGAAGCCGTCGCGCCACATAGCGGTGCATCAGCGCCCAACCCACCATTCATGGGCGTTCCAGGTATTGACGCCGCCTCCCGCGACCGGTCGGAATCCGTTGACCCTCGTCTTCGTCCCGTCAAAGAACACCCGCTCGTAGAGGAAGATGTTCGTCGCTTCCTGCGCGATGAGCTTCTGCGCTCTGTGGTACAGATCTCGTCGCTTTCGCTGATCCTGGATGACCCTGGCCTCGTCGATCAGGGCGTCGAGCTGCGGAAGTCTCAGGCGCAGCCAGTTGTTTCCCTTGCTGTGCCACCAGATGAAGAGCATCGTGTCCGGGTCGGGCCCGGCCCCCCAGAATCCATAGCCGATGGCGAAGTCGCCGCCCCGCATGAGCGTCACGAACGTTCCGACGTCCACGGGTGAGATGTCGACTGCCGCCCCCACTTCTCTCCACTGGCGCTGGGCGATCTGGACTATCTGCAACCGCTCCACATCGCCCGCTATGTTAACGATGGAGAAGGCCAGACGCTGGCCGTCCTTCTCACGGACACCGGTGGCAGGGTTGAGCCTCCAGCCCGCTTCGTCCAGGAGTTGCCGGGCCTTGGCGGGATCGTACTCGAACTTCGGAACCGCCGGATCATGGGCCCACGACGGCGACGTGATGGGAGTCCAGGCCGGCTCGACAAGCCCCCGCAGAACGGTCTGGGCAATACCCTTCTTGTCAAGGGCATGGGTGAGCGCCTGTCGCACGCGCCGGTCGGACATGATGGGATGCGAGTTGTTGATCGTGAAGTGGAAGATCGAATAGGAGGGGGTGCGCCAGATCTTCCATCCGGGGTTCCTGTCCAAGCCCGGCACCTGCTCGGCGGTGATGGCATAGCGCATGTCGATGTCGCCCTTCTCCATGGCCGCGAGGAGCGCGTTAGCGTCCGGTATGATGCGGTAGACGATGGCGGCGACGTTGGGCGAACCGAGGTAGTAGTCGGGGTTCCTGCTCACGAGTATGTGGCTGCCCGAGACCCACTCGACGAGCTTGAAGGGTCCGAGCCCCACCGTGGGCGCGGTGTTCCACCGGGCGGTGTTGAGGTCCCGCCCCTCCAATACGTGCTTCGGCAGTATCCCGAGGCCGTTCCACGTGTAGATCCACGGCGCCTCCGGTTCCTTGAGGTTGAACACGACCGTGTGGGCGTCGGGCGCCCTGACGGACGCGACATTCAAGAACCCCGCCGGTCGGCCTATGACGCGGTTCTTCGGGTCCATCATCGCTTCATGGGTGAAGACGACGTCGGCGGAGGTGAACGGCCGGCCGTCGTGCCACCGGACATCCCGCCGGAGCCGGTAGGTGTATGTCTTTCCGTCCGCGGAGACGGCAGGGAGCTCCCGGGCGAGGAACGGGATGACGTTGCCCTTGTCATCGATTTTCGTCAGCGCGTCGAGGACGAGGTTGAAGGCTTCCTGCGATACCGTAAGGTTCGTCAGGAGCGGGTTCAGGACGTTGGGCTCCTGGATCGAGCCGATCACGACCTGGCCGCCGCGGTGGGGGGTCTCGGAGCCCGGCGTGGGCTGGGCGAAGCCGGATGCGGCGGTCGCGACTATCGCGATGCCGATGGCTAGCAACGTGCTGAGGCGCATCATGACTTTTGCCTTCCCTCCTTGGAAATATGGTTTGCGGCCAACCTTCTGCTGTTCCGGGTTCTAGAGGCATCAGTGCCACTCCTGCGTTGCGGAAGCTGAGGCCCGTCATGAGCAGGCGGACACGGCGCGGGGAAGCAGCGATTCTCAAGACCGGCGGACAAGCACTTGGTGCCGGGAGGGGGATTCTGCATTTGCCCACCTGGCATCTGGCCCGGCGCGCTGTCGCGTAGGACGGCGGCATCATCTCGACGCATTGCTCGCTCATTTGGAGAGAACGCCACAGCACAGAGGCCGACGCGGAGCAGAACATGCTGCGGTGATGGGATCTCATCAGCTTGCGCTCGAGCGACGGTTGTAGTACAATCCCATCGAGATGTCATACAAAATGGCGCTACGCGGGGTGCGGCTTGCCTACGAGTGTTCGTTTGGATCGAGAGATGGAGACCAGGCTGCGTGCCATAGCCGAGTCTGAGGGAGTCCCGTTGTCGGAAGTCTTGCGGCGCGCGGCGCAGCACTACTTGAGTGAGACGGGCGGCTCTCTGCGGGTGCGGCTGGCCGACGCCGTCGGCACCGTCCGATCGGGCGGAGGCCGTGCCCAACGTACCGGCGAGAGCTTCAAACACCTCATCAGGCGGCGGTCGTGATTCTCACCGACGCAGGGCCTCTCGTCGCCATCGTTGACCGGGGCGAACCCGACCACAAGAAGTGCGTGGATGCGCTGGCCAAGCTGCCCGGACCCATGCTGACGACATGGCCCGCGTTCACCGAGGCGATGTATCTTCTCGGCGATGCCGCGGGCTGGCAGGCACAGGAAGTGTTGTGGCGACTTCAGCAGCGAGGAGACTTGGTCGTGGAAATGCCTGCACGCCTCGACCGTGCAGCCGAGCTCATGAGGCGATACCGTGACCTGCCCATGGACTTGGCCGACGCCACGCTCGTTGCTCTCGCCGAGGAGCGCGGGCTCGGAACGATCTTCTCCCTGGACAGAGATTTCCAGGTGTACCGATTGGCACGTGGCAAGCCGTTCAAGGTCATCCCTTGAACCTGGTGATCTTCAGGGCATAGTGCGGCCGCAATCGCCCTAGCGCACCACCCGTTCGGTGATTCGGCCCCAGGCACGACTGCGGGCAGATCACCGACTCGCTGTCCGATGCCGGGTCGCTGGTGAACATTCTCCCGCTGGCCCACGTCGTCATCGGTGACGGTCATTACCAGCGTACGCGAACTCGGACTCATACGAACAAATGTTCGTGGTGCCGGGAGGGGGATTTGAACCCCCACGGGAAACCCCACACGCCCCTCAAGCGTGCGCGTCTGCCAAGTTCCGCCATCCCGGCAGGCACAACAACACGTACCGATCAGGCAAGGGCGGCGGGACCGCCCCGCCCTCTAGCGCCAGAAGGACAGAATGCCTCCTGTAATCACGAACAGGATAGAAGCCACGGCCGTGACACGGGTCATCAGCGATTCACGCGGCCGGGGGCCATGGAACATGCGGGCGCTCCCGCCGATGGCGCCCAACCCCTCACCCTTCGGTCCCTGGAGCAGGATTATCCCCACCAGGGACAACGAGACGACAAGGTGAACAATCACCAGGACGTCGCTCAACCGGTCCACCTCCAGACAGCAGTCCCGGGGCCGCCGGCCCCGGAACACCACCAATCGTAGCATCCGGGACTGGTCAAATCAACCGGTCCACCAGTCCGCCTTGACAGCGCCTGGACCCAGCCGTGAACATACACTGGAGAACACCACGCGCTGCAGAACAGACAAGCCAAGAGGAGGCGCAATGAACATCTCGGTTTCGTGGACTCCTGGGATGCGGTTCGATGCCACCGCTCCGGAGGGTACGCACTTCGCAATGGACGCGCATCGCGAGTTCGGCGGGAGTGGGGCAGGCCCGACGCCGATGGAGACGGTGCTGGCCGCCCTGGCCGGCTGCACCGGCATGGACGTGGTCTCGATCCTCAAGAAGATGCGCGCCCCCCTCGAAGCGCTGACGATCGAGGTGAGCGCGGAGCGTGCCGCGGACCATCCCAAGGTGTTCACCGCGATCCACTTGCGCTACCGTGCCTCCGGAGCCGGCCTGCAGAAAGAGCAGGTCGAGAAGGCAGCCAACCTATCCGAGGAGCGGTACTGCTCGGTGGCCGCGATGCTGGGCCAGGCGGCGCGCATCACCTACGAGGTGATCGTGGAGGGTACTGCCACCGCCGCGTAGCCGCCGGAGCTCGAGACCGGATAGGCCGCGGCAGCCAGCGGGCGGTCAGATTGCGACCGCCCGCACGATCGCCGTGAAAGTGTCCGCGTTGAGACTGGCGCCTCCCACAAGCGCGCCGTCCACCTCGGGCTGGCTCACGAACTCGCCTATCGTCTCCGGCGTAACGCTGCCGCCGTAGAGGATGCGTACGCCCGCCGCGGCACCACCGAACCACTCACCCAGCCACTCCCGTAGCAGCCGGGCGATGCGGCCGGCCTCGGCGCCGGTGGCTGGAATGCCGGTTCCAATGGCCCAAACCGGTTCATAGGCCACAACAAGCTGAGCCGCCTGTTCACTCGCCAGTCCCAGCGTCCCGATGCGCGCCTGGGTCTGGATGATCCGCTCGGTCCGACCGGCCTCTCGCTCGTCCAACGACTCCCCAACGCAGAGGATCGGAATGAGCTCGCCGGAGGCGGCCGCCGCCACCTTCCGGCCTACCGCCTCATCCTCCTCACCCAGCAGCCGTCGGCGCTCCGAGTGCCCCACGATAGCATAGGTGCACCCCAGGTCCCAGAGCATCTCCGCGGAGATCTCGCCCGTGTAGGCACCCCTGGCCTCCCAGTGCAGGTCCTGGGCGCCGAGCTCGACCGACGATCCACCCAGCACGCAGCCGACCTCGGCCAGCGCCGTAAACGGGGGACAGACGACCACGTCCACGTCAACGACACCGGCCAGGCCTGACGCCACCCCCGAGGCCAGGTCGCGCGCCTCGCGCACGGTCGTGTGCATCTTCCAGTTGCCGGCTACAAGCGGCGTGCGCGTCCCCTTACGCATCCTGCAGCACCGCGATTCCCGGCAGCTCCCGGCCCTCCAGGAACTCGAGCGAGGCCCCGCCGCCGGTGGAGATGTGGGTCATACGGCCGGCCAGGCCGAAAGCCTCGACAGCGGCCGCGGTGTCGCCGCCTCCTACAACCGTGACCGCGGGGGAATCTGCCATGGCCTCGGCCACTGCCCGCGTGCCGCCGGCGAACGCGGGGATCTCGAAGACACCCATCGGGCCGTTCCACAACGCCGTGCCAGCGCCCCGGACGATGCCGGCGAACCGCGCGGCGGTCCTGGGGCCGATGTCCACACCTGCCCAGCCCGGCGGAATTGCTGCGGCGTCCACCACCTGGTGGTCGGCGCCGGCCTCCACCGCGGTTGCCGCCACAACGTCCACCGGGAGCTCAAACCCCACTCCTCTGCCGGCGGCTTCGGCCAGCAGATCGGCGGCGAGCCCCAGGGAGTCCTGCTCGCAGATCGAGGCGCCGATCTCGCGTCCCTGCGCACGCAGGAAGGTGTACGCCATTCCCCCACCCACCAGCAGCGTGTCCGCGCGATCCAGCAGGTGCCGGATCACCCCGATCTTGTCGGACACCTTCTTTCCGCCCAGGATGGCAACGAACGGCCGGACCGGCGAGTCCAGCGCCTGACCGAGATGCGCCAGCTCTTTCTCCAGCAGCAGCCCGGCCACGGCGG
Proteins encoded in this window:
- a CDS encoding FadR family transcriptional regulator, whose translation is MTSPPMDNTQPDSQRTGSLVGAGVARETLSRQTAQALITSILLGHFRPGEPLPSSGDLARRFEVSRPVIREAFKILATLGMIETRQGRVSRVSEPSAWRDLSPEILAARLEVGVDDGILKESLELRRVIETEAAALASERATDDDIAAMRQQLDALDGVGGDPQAYAAQDVAFHDAVLRATHNRLFLQLIDSMRELLMFVRRVSITASADRIPTSREGHRALFEAITARSPETARRAMSDHLAWAERVNVSEYRTDRTAPRAP
- a CDS encoding aminopeptidase P family protein, yielding MAGEDQGPHRSMDIKKATQRMSARGMDALLVSAPKNVAHVTGFGSLMGEMWYEAGLPTAWALVPATGSNLAMVVAENEIAGARASSGIEDVRGYPIWVDLDSVSDADVAAPDIAAALREARSARLKPERRPGFFGTVVILDVLRQLLMARGLLDAHIGLDLDFISQGAFTRLHEALPGVTFVDASPLLRELRSIKTPQEIAHLRTAVWVAEQGILAAVEGVSETTSHADIRLRFQMGALQAVQRRGVSGFRMAGASVRIGPHPWVSTPDATIRPGDQIMFDCGADVCGLHSDIARTFVYARANEAQRRIQSALVRAHDAALAAVRPGSRFCDVYFAGMEAMRAAGFGTYLRGHIGHSIGLDPLEETPVISAAEVRVLEPGMVLAVELPWYIDGIGGFQCEDVVCLTEAGFEDFNTLTRDLVVI
- a CDS encoding aspartate/glutamate racemase family protein, which gives rise to MQLIGMIGGLSWESSAEYYRIINRLAQQRLGGVHSARTLMYSFDFGEIESLQHMGDWQAATRLMIDAAQRLERGGADFLLICSNTMHRMADDVAAAISIPLLHIADPTAARINAAGVGRVGLLGTAFTMEQDFYKGRLARQFGLNVIIPGPEDRETVHDVIYRELVRGEVRPESRARFRAVIDRLVADGAEAVILGCTEIMLLVQPEDSPVPLFDTTTIHAEEAVLRAFEQRQTP
- a CDS encoding ABC transporter permease, with the protein product MSPMPSSIPGSASKRAASPTGPEAPGSIAPAYSRSWRDFRRNPLARFGAATIVVLICIAVFAPWLAPRDPDALDYFNAFSTPGRTAWLGTDPLGRDTLSRLIFATRVSLVVGLGVSGLTVLIGAALGATAGWSGGWVDSAISRLMDVLWSIPMLPLAMVLGAFIKVTPPLLVLLLGGISWVSVARLVRAQTMSLREQEFIAAARAIGLPNARIVIRHIIPNTTAPMVVAATLAVANAILAESALSFLGFGVDPSTPTWGNMLQNAQNYLRRAPWLSVFPGAMIALTVTSFNFVGDGLREAFDPRLKRR
- a CDS encoding ABC transporter permease; its protein translation is MVGWALMHRYVARRLLGLVPLLFGISVVVFGLVHTAPGGPTAVYALGPDFTAQQQAEIERSLGLDRPLPVQYLAWVGGVLSGSWGTSYKDGRDVRVVILERIPATLTLMGTAYALSLLIAVPVGVFTATRPRSVARYVVNVLTLLGISVPTFWTGLLALMVFSAWLGLLPSGGMYTIGAPFSLLDRLRYLVMPALVLAFVNLAMWARYIHSSLIEVLQEDYIRTARAKGLASRVVVFRHALSNTLLVIVTLLGLSLPGLFSGALVTEAIFSWPGNGRLIIESLLGRNYPVLIADFMVLAVLAVLGNLAADVAYALVDPRIRVEARG
- a CDS encoding PIN domain-containing protein, with amino-acid sequence MILTDAGPLVAIVDRGEPDHKKCVDALAKLPGPMLTTWPAFTEAMYLLGDAAGWQAQEVLWRLQQRGDLVVEMPARLDRAAELMRRYRDLPMDLADATLVALAEERGLGTIFSLDRDFQVYRLARGKPFKVIP
- the secG gene encoding preprotein translocase subunit SecG codes for the protein MSDVLVIVHLVVSLSLVGIILLQGPKGEGLGAIGGSARMFHGPRPRESLMTRVTAVASILFVITGGILSFWR
- a CDS encoding OsmC family protein, with amino-acid sequence MNISVSWTPGMRFDATAPEGTHFAMDAHREFGGSGAGPTPMETVLAALAGCTGMDVVSILKKMRAPLEALTIEVSAERAADHPKVFTAIHLRYRASGAGLQKEQVEKAANLSEERYCSVAAMLGQAARITYEVIVEGTATAA
- a CDS encoding triose-phosphate isomerase; this translates as MRKGTRTPLVAGNWKMHTTVREARDLASGVASGLAGVVDVDVVVCPPFTALAEVGCVLGGSSVELGAQDLHWEARGAYTGEISAEMLWDLGCTYAIVGHSERRRLLGEEDEAVGRKVAAAASGELIPILCVGESLDEREAGRTERIIQTQARIGTLGLASEQAAQLVVAYEPVWAIGTGIPATGAEAGRIARLLREWLGEWFGGAAAGVRILYGGSVTPETIGEFVSQPEVDGALVGGASLNADTFTAIVRAVAI
- a CDS encoding phosphoglycerate kinase; translated protein: MKKTVRDIDVSGRRVLVRCDFNVPMEGGRITDDRRIRESLPTIRYLLERGARAILASHFGRPKGRPDQAFTLAPVAERLGTLLDRPVPLLPDCVGPAVEDAVARMGPGDAVLLENLRFHPEEEANDPGFAARLAALADLYVNDAFGAAHRAHASTAGIAAHLPAVAGLLLEKELAHLGQALDSPVRPFVAILGGKKVSDKIGVIRHLLDRADTLLVGGGMAYTFLRAQGREIGASICEQDSLGLAADLLAEAAGRGVGFELPVDVVAATAVEAGADHQVVDAAAIPPGWAGVDIGPRTAARFAGIVRGAGTALWNGPMGVFEIPAFAGGTRAVAEAMADSPAVTVVGGGDTAAAVEAFGLAGRMTHISTGGGASLEFLEGRELPGIAVLQDA